The DNA window CTTCCCAATAAATTCCCTTAATTAACGTAACTACCCTAATGAGTTTAAGAGCACCTGTGGTGGAACCTGCAGCCATACCAATTATCATACAAACTATCAATATGACCTTGGTGTAATCTGTCCATCCAAACATTGTACCCGCAGTTACTGTGTTAGATCCTGTACAACTCAAAGCTGAAACAATGTAAAATATGGAATTAAGAGATGTGAAATGTGAAACAGTAAACAGCATAATAGAAAAAACAGCAACAATAATTACCATGGCCTGAAATTGTATATCTCGAAATACATCCCAAATCCTTCCTTTAAGAGCCTTGTAATGAACCAAGAAACTGGTTCCTCCAAGTATCATGAGCAGTATGGTTACAATTGTAATTGGAACGCTGTTGTAAAATCCTATGTTATCATTTTTTATGGACATTCCACCGGTTGACAAGTTGGTGAAACAGTTGTTAATAGCATCAAAAAGAGACATTCCTGCGAGTATGTAGAGAACAATTCCAAGAATAGTATAAAAAAGATAAATCCACCATATTGTCCGGACTGTATTTGCTATGCTTGGTTTGATCTTTTCTTCCCGGGCTTCAGCTTTATAAAGTCTCGAGGCAGCTGTTCCTGGACGAATTAATATCCCAATAACTACAATAACAACTCCCAGTCCGCCCACCCATTGTTCAAGGCTTCTTAAGAACAGAACCGACTGTGGAAGTATTTGTACATTGGTGTACATTGTTAAACCGCTTCCAGTCCAAGCAGACATGCTTTCGAAGTATGCATTTAAGAAACTGATATCGGTGGCATACATTAAACATATGCTTCCCATTAAAGCTGCCCAAAGCCAAGCAAGGGCTGCTATAATCATTCCATGTTTGAGTTTTAAATTGATACTGTCTGAAAATTTTATCTTAAGAACGTAACCTATGGACATGGAAAGAATACCTGCCACCAGAAATCCTGCAAAATCATTTTCACCATAAATTAAGGCAACGATTAAGGGGATTAGCATTACTATACCAATTCCTTCCATTACAGTTCCAAGATTTTTAAAAATCAGATAAAAATCTTTTCTTCTAAGATAAGCAATCATCAAACTATCATGTTAATTGATCAGATATAAATATTTAGAAAAAATAAGAAAATTTGGAAAGTTAGATTAACAATTATCTGTTAAATCTAACTTCTTCGACTTAATTTTTGGTTCACGCTAAATATCAAACTATTTTTTCTCTTCGGCACCCATATTTTCAGTTTTTAGGAAGTTGGAAATATCCGTAATACTGTTCATCAGAGGAGCTGGGAATATTATTGTTGAATTTTTCTCAACAGCTATCTGGTTTAGTACCTGCATAATTCTAAGCTGAAGAGCAATTGGATGTTCAGAAATGATGTCTGCAGCATCTCCAAGTTTGGCTGCAGATAAGTACTCTCCTTCTGCAGCAATAATCTTGGCTCTTTTTTCCCTTTCTGCTTCAGCTTGCATGGCAATAACCCGCTTCATGGTATCCGGAAGTTTAATATCTTTAATTTCAACTGTGGTTACATTTATCCCCCATGGTTCGCTGTGTTTGTCGATAATTTCCTTTATTTTGGTGTTTATCTTGGGTGTTTCCGAAAGTATTTCATCGAGATTAAACTGACCCACAACACTCCTCACAGTAGTTTGAGATATCTGGTTAACTGCTCTGTTGTAATTTTCAACTTCCACAACTGCTTTGTAAGGGTCCATTATTTTGAAGTAAGCAACAGCTGCCACATCAATGGACACGTTGTCTTCGGTTATAATTTTCTGGGAAGGTATGGGCATTGTAACGATCTGCAGCGATGCCTTAACCATTCTGTCCACAACTGGAATTATGAGCCTTAAACCTGGCTCTTTCACTCCAATGACCTTTCCTACACGAAAAACCACGCCTCTTTCGTACTGATTAACAACTCGTATTGACAATCCTAAAATAATCAGAATAATTATTCCAATTATTATCAAGGTGAATAAATCCATTCAAATACCTCCTTAACATATTTTCATTAATATTTTATTGGTTTTTTATCCTATTATAAATTGTTATTGAAGAAAATTTTTACAGATAACGACTAAAATCAAATTTAAACGCATAATTCAATATATTTTGGCTCATACATTGCTTAGTATGCAAATATATGTTAAAATCAAAGATATAATAATTAAGAAGGCATCAATTAGGCAAATAGGAGTTAATACAGATATTTTATTGGTATTTAAACCTAAAACTTAGTTTAAATTTCTTAAACTGGTTTATTTAATGATCAAAATTTAGTTTGCAGTTAAAAATTGATTTAAATAGTTTTAATGGATTTTCAAGAATTAATTCGCTGAAGAGTCATATAAAACCCTATATGCAGTTTTAAATTAATTTTAAGCTATATATAAGCTTTAATTGAATTAAAATCGCACAAATTAAGCTTGGCACACTAATGTTCCCGTTTTTTAATGGATGTTCCACATTCGGAGGGATATGGCCAATTAATAAACGTTTAAATCAGGTTCTATTTTTAATGAATGGTTTGATATGGGCTGATTTATCGTATATAAGGATTCATAGAAGTTATTAATTTAGGAGTATTTCAAACGGATTATAAGGTGTATTTTGGGTAATAAAAGCTTTATAATCAGTTTAATTTCATTTTTACCACCGAAGCTTTTAAATGTTTTGTTCTGTTAACTATTTATTAGTCTGGAAAATTCCTTGATTGATATTTCCGGCGCGGAGGGGTTATTATAAAGCGAGAATTAATGTTGGCTGTGTTAATGATATTTGGATTAGCACTTGTCATGAATGTGGGTAGTGTTTCTGCTGCCAATACAACCAATACCACTGTTCAGTCTCACACTACTGTTCAGTCAACGGTTACAACGAGTAAAAATGTAACGACTACTGTAAAAAAAACTACAACTAAAAAGGTTGCAACCAATTCCTACGGCCTAACAACGGCACAAATAAAGGATGGATTGAACCGAGCACAAACTTTCTACAACAAAAATAACAGGTTACCAAACTACGTGAGTTATGGAACTACTAAAATTCCAATTGCAAGTTTCCAAAAAATTTTAACGGCATATGGTCTTAAGATCGTAGTAAAAACCTACGCAAACGGATGGGTAACAGTTAAAAATCTGGTTTATGATCATCAGGATACTTCTTACACATGTGGACCGTCTTCACTTAAAATGGAGCTGTCTGATTATGGTTTATCACTGAATGAAATGACCCTTGCATCCTATTCCAGTTCAAATTCAAATGTGGGTACCACACACTCTGGATTGATAAATGCTGTGAAAAAAGTAAATTCTATCTACGGCACCAAACTTAGTGCATGGGATTCAAAATTCTCTTCAGTAGGTTGGGCAGGTCTTTACAAGTACATATCAACCAATCATCCAGTTATACTTCATATTAGGTCTTTTTTAAACCCAAATACATCTGGACACTACGTTGTACTCATGGGATTGAATATGAATTCTGGACTTGCAAAGATAGCTGATCCATCATATGGTTACAGGACCCTTTCTTTCAATGCATTACTCACAAGAATGAATTGGGTGGTCTCTACTGGAAGAACAACGAAACCTGTGATATTTGTAAAGTAAAAATTTAGTTTTTAACTTTAAACAAAGGTTAAGAAGTTGAAACACTTCTTATTTTTTTTATTTTGATCTGACTAGTTCTACTGCATGTTGATTTTATAGAAAATATTAATATGATTATTCAACAAATAAAATTAAGATATAACATTATAGTGGGATGATTTTCATTTAAAATTTGAGGAGTAAGTTTAGAATGCTGATATTAACCACACCAAATATTGAGGGGCATAAAATCGTTGAATACTATGGATTAGTAACTGGGGAATCATTGCTGGGTGCCAACGTTTACAAAGATCTTTTTTCAGGAGTTAGGGATGTAGTTGGAGGTAGAACCTCTGCATATGAAGAAGAACTTAAAAAGGCCCGTGACCTTGCAATTGGTAGCATGGAAGAAAAAACAAGTAAAAAAGGTGGAAATGCCATTATAGGAATTCGTATTAAATACAACAACCTTGGTGGAACAATGGGAAACACCATAATGGTGACTGTAACCGGAACTGCAGTTAAATATGAATAATATTTTTAAGGGACCCGATTCCGCTCTCAACAGAAATAACAATTCATTCTCGATATTATTAAAAACTAACAAAAATTGTTAACAACTTTTTTTTTATTGGGTAACTATTTTTCAGTTAATTTTCCATTTCTCAAAGCTCAATTCGATTAAACAAACCTCCTGTAGATTTTAATGAGGCTCGTTTTTTTAGAATTAGTAAACTATTAATGTTAAATCCAATAACGTTTAGAA is part of the Methanobacterium lacus genome and encodes:
- a CDS encoding TrkH family potassium uptake protein, giving the protein MIAYLRRKDFYLIFKNLGTVMEGIGIVMLIPLIVALIYGENDFAGFLVAGILSMSIGYVLKIKFSDSINLKLKHGMIIAALAWLWAALMGSICLMYATDISFLNAYFESMSAWTGSGLTMYTNVQILPQSVLFLRSLEQWVGGLGVVIVVIGILIRPGTAASRLYKAEAREEKIKPSIANTVRTIWWIYLFYTILGIVLYILAGMSLFDAINNCFTNLSTGGMSIKNDNIGFYNSVPITIVTILLMILGGTSFLVHYKALKGRIWDVFRDIQFQAMVIIVAVFSIMLFTVSHFTSLNSIFYIVSALSCTGSNTVTAGTMFGWTDYTKVILIVCMIIGMAAGSTTGALKLIRVVTLIKGIYWEVVKVLSPEGSVFPRKISGKTVKDAEIKEAGSYTFLYLFFILITWFIFLSYGYGGIDSLFEIASAQGNVGLSVGITGPTMPKLPEILLIIGMWIGRIEIIPALVLLKGSFDLFKRFNR
- a CDS encoding slipin family protein translates to MDLFTLIIIGIIILIILGLSIRVVNQYERGVVFRVGKVIGVKEPGLRLIIPVVDRMVKASLQIVTMPIPSQKIITEDNVSIDVAAVAYFKIMDPYKAVVEVENYNRAVNQISQTTVRSVVGQFNLDEILSETPKINTKIKEIIDKHSEPWGINVTTVEIKDIKLPDTMKRVIAMQAEAEREKRAKIIAAEGEYLSAAKLGDAADIISEHPIALQLRIMQVLNQIAVEKNSTIIFPAPLMNSITDISNFLKTENMGAEEKK
- a CDS encoding C39 family peptidase, whose amino-acid sequence is MLAVLMIFGLALVMNVGSVSAANTTNTTVQSHTTVQSTVTTSKNVTTTVKKTTTKKVATNSYGLTTAQIKDGLNRAQTFYNKNNRLPNYVSYGTTKIPIASFQKILTAYGLKIVVKTYANGWVTVKNLVYDHQDTSYTCGPSSLKMELSDYGLSLNEMTLASYSSSNSNVGTTHSGLINAVKKVNSIYGTKLSAWDSKFSSVGWAGLYKYISTNHPVILHIRSFLNPNTSGHYVVLMGLNMNSGLAKIADPSYGYRTLSFNALLTRMNWVVSTGRTTKPVIFVK
- a CDS encoding YbjQ family protein, whose product is MLILTTPNIEGHKIVEYYGLVTGESLLGANVYKDLFSGVRDVVGGRTSAYEEELKKARDLAIGSMEEKTSKKGGNAIIGIRIKYNNLGGTMGNTIMVTVTGTAVKYE